One part of the Torulaspora delbrueckii CBS 1146 chromosome 8, complete genome genome encodes these proteins:
- the FMP27 gene encoding Fmp27p (similar to Saccharomyces cerevisiae YLR454W; ancestral locus Anc_7.518) — translation MESQQTMFYDGSLAVRVIAVVLVGGVLINLLLKAFFGLSVAYINPFTLKIHGIGYRDALKIDSIRFLPLDKRVVVRGLTIRAVPASQKSSQPKSPWLKRYYSFMMRVVDGLKVSFFDVNVEPANITFATLEVTFKAPKVQNLFIANLIMVQFGWKGQILCEDASFTSKCEVISQDIGHKFPLRDLSLDLKVGDLTVPMDVLSRLQVEKGKKNMVQDALNLEDQIKIATDNLLSIIGQVRHSLHPVARLTASVDKITVDHVPMTTHPDLMELNQFLSLNLFAENLSFNAVRFEKHMPGFKLLFQDEDTPFKFNITMTGFCISMNMRGKCAKGGQQTLKMCEIPNVSIFGSTNLISQKFDYERISELQNAICTIKGHISSPTVDIDVDHLSLFKCFKKNIKVFSSTLVAPECSHESKSYSALVVRKKVLLNYFKSLLPLISVKLTLEDPRVIISDQGDFMMHKLSALMLDYNTERFMKEGAEKGSEAHYGVNCNIEMLAFKSQHVMRKKDYKGPILAIDNIGIKNQVDLVPEPVIAVKVNVDTFKVDLSELPTMIMMNNIIKKLDSRVLDVEENYFMSYYEKFAERLKNTEAECSKIGESLKCQQMLPSELMFRRLPDFLDYVKIDLRNVSFMLGARSVFMPPCVFSNIDSQSPEDLVDNKLRKYFHETDKIQIALFGNKTQWHSKIETGRTTMVQSGQSSDYDRLHDQALDDISTSDETEIEHQWNFNILINEMSSTIVCETPNAPNTLSTKAISKVSVMSIKVFPDVSSFEPQEERRIIVQIDNKRAKSVISIMNIFLVISGIHTLKLIFGRDVCSHNRESLAKKHFMAVSLTRRKRFYHYISWKELKSIVQFNFSSEVMSQIFVLPNGLTARVQTSSIFMTIKNFSDIAMNGSNFRLCVESPLFPNYWVRLITVLRFRILADIHQTIDQMKSDSDKFDSLPPAIVLENETWHFSIPHKFELYTLVDNIPTFYKSMKQIIHSFKTSKDDCVIYPHPVKTPSLPKINLKSKRVLFSIDDDPFEAEISMICQIGLEEQKSRLAKLEEFEKRTAADLLKRNKSRLSKTQTMAPYKACELMQAVHAIKRKFRLKRSASVTNLGDKRVNSEDAKPDDLNEDENLIPPEIEEAYHRLLENASTSWIRRIKEYKQKEKQTFENNFAFLWGDVNYSALPEVFNHKVLPFDTHPFLTNLIIEGVDIDVFRPSFGTEGVPNFIHDVGKGVPKSSQYSIMIPMYLDAKFKEIRWHLKDYPLPMVYIPRLGKSQTDNGKNIQIHGNLILAEDMIQSKKEIRRIFVPLVPSLTKEGDEYYSLMVPRTLTTPKIFTDLRFDINSNGTTQVTWGGGYQPAIQQTMQCLDNFSKPPIDPSPKIGFWDKMRYIFHARVKVSWKEKGKFEVCLKGGRSPHKIGQDAAGFIIGFSDDVVLNCNESDDPLNFLSCTAEKVHFSIPNHFAKPLLVWCQPSDQTVFIPSHSNTNLQQYASFYYMLDLEKSRRHASEAAAMRSHYIEKTGISLAGGIALNVGIVLERLKLGTKDRTISSRPHYDTRLCNPKAVEDKGSHDSYAGFRSDFIHMSFLLLSNGVNAYNKMQLSPAGLHTFMTWWRSFAGGLPVRRGPLFGLQSISPKFGEHLYTISYHADVAPLYITHIAHSIHSSHELKKNNGEAVEFAGLKAKTEHFVMDLHQRKEVMLKYQEGLDKTKKIMNLKFLEGDVSTAAIDIRAVEATFKSAKFVEEKEDSNIQIPDNDLAWYDPTDFEDTDFIDIDSYVPNLRMLRLLYSCQFKYRRRASYGDKFQVDPNTHKRIVPFKNNISHKCVFGEPLKLPFKALRERKERLIEYKDKLEQKLSGNDDESDVTFIKRHIKKTNTAIEKVELLLKDFETLKRKQDCENFEPSFNYPMINMVQNSVIAANEYENRYHVCEMLLKWNEGTRNAVFKYLHYLSLSRQLSSLSEQQCSKLIDEIIRRKNAPGDTDRNSIDSQNRDGSQFEAELNRSNEENFNEVLEKIFKEGISELGVDIDYEVHHNHIVHFISPQIQLITEQEPDSCVVVAAPSIMMKVMSFGNKEAQYSDEAFLKRYAVHFIKGNVFHFRKDEYHVDREGFHEVFFSLSGYGQEDETQWPPWLSLDLCYDPEPLASNAVVKELSAVSLYDNVSQRPTLYNMNQGKVRDTLSAYVPLIVVESNSERYITLYRLVTNLIMYMEPESAELRKQIEKLTIGLDTEDGAQLNQMLSKIQTNLKVLSAVEQEFLYRRHILDSADTQEFAAIRNEKADHWLRLYIMMRVFGSNQGWAANPDHCLLWNFHAKEIILHMLESDSTSFLDVAIAKLHFQREETSSGFNRNRATVDMAQTFDLQKGATYKSIFGPYLSTSLKRSQHRSQDQPLIDINWAMNSPVGGIKVIQYIETNLADLSMALEEETLKKIITWLFPTEFNANISGKDGGKETDEPDDTYDPELTEDYVNLAGEKSPDLHEMVQRSVDFFIMENLTINSFQLCISFRGKGAMRIANVTNFIFHFPQLTFENQTMRMIDLLMELKKVVFKDVLKHTAKFLETKVRNRPEEAREREVAPLRQLSHYNSYTKIEDMQDESSNMRRLS, via the coding sequence ATGGAAAGCCAGCAGACCATGTTTTATGATGGTAGTCTTGCCGTACGGGTGATCGCGGTTGTTTTGGTGGGCGGCGTCCTGATTAATCTGTTATTAAAGGCTTTCTTCGGCCTTTCGGTGGCGTATATCAATCCATTTACGCTTAAAATCCATGGAATTGGCTATCGAGATGCATTAAAGATAGATTCAATACGATTTTTACCCTTGGATAAGCGTGTGGTTGTACGTGGACTGACTATTCGTGCTGTTCCGGCTTCGCAGAAGTCCTCTCAACCCAAGAGTCCATGGTTAAAGCGATACTATAGTTTTATGATGCGGGTGGTTGATGGCCTAAAAGTTAGCTTCTTTGACGTGAATGTGGAGCCCGCCAATATTACGTTTGCAACCCTCGAAGtcactttcaaagctcCTAAGGTGCAAAATCTCTTTATTGCGAATCTTATTATGGTGCAATTCGGTTGGAAAGGTCAAATTCTATGCGAGGACGCTTCTTTTACTTCGAAATGCGAAGTGATATCGCAGGATATTGGGCACAAGTTCCCGTTACGGGACTTGAGTCTGGATCTTAAAGTAGGGGATCTAACGGTTCCAATGGACGTTTTGAGTCGATTACAGGTGGAGAAAGGTAAGAAAAACATGGTACAGGATGCCCTTAACTTAGAAGACCAAATCAAAATCGCTACGGATAATTTGCTCTCCATAATTGGGCAGGTTCGTCATTCATTGCATCCAGTGGCACGGTTGACCGCTTCTGTAGATAAAATCACGGTCGATCATGTCCCAATGACTACACACCCTGATTTGATGgaattgaatcaatttcTGAGTCTGAACCTGTTTGCAGAAAATCTGTCATTCAATGCTGTaagatttgagaaacatATGCCTGGTTTCAAATTACTGTTTCAGGACGAAGACACTCCTTTCAAGTTTAACATCACGATGACAGGGTTTTGCATCTCGATGAACATGAGAGGCAAATGTGCAAAGGGTGGACAACAGACCCTAAAGATGTGCGAGATTCCCAACGTGTCCATCTTTGGCTCGACGAACCTAATCTCTCAAAAGTTTGACTATGAGAGGATTAGTGAGTTGCAAAATGCCATTTGTACCATCAAGGGTCACATATCATCACCTACTGTCGATATAGATGTTGACCATCTATCGCTTTTCAAATGTTTTAAGAAGAACATCAAGGTCTTCTCAAGTACTTTGGTTGCACCCGAGTGTTCACACGAGAGCAAATCGTATTCTGCGTTGGTGGTGAGGAAAAAAGTCTTGCTCAACTATTTCAAATCGTTACTGCCATTAATCAGTGTCAAACTGACTCTGGAAGATCCTCGTGTGATCATTAGCGACCAAGGTGATTTTATGATGCACAAATTGTCAGCACTAATGCTCGACTACAATACAGAGAGATTTATGAAAGAAGGTGCTGAAAAGGGCAGTGAAGCGCACTACGGCGTTAATTGCAATATCGAGATGCTTGCCTTTAAATCACAGCATGTAATGAGGAAGAAGGACTACAAGGGACCTATCTTAGCCATTGATAATATTGGCATTAAAAATCAAGTTGATTTGGTGCCCGAACCGGTAATCGCCGTGAAAGTAAACGTTGATACGTTTAAAGTCGACCTTTCGGAGTTACCGACTATGATCATGATGAATAAcattatcaagaaacttgacTCAAGAGTTTTAGACGTGGAGGAAAACTACTTCATGAGCTATTACGAAAAGTTTGCTGAGAGGCTGAAAAATACTGAAGCTGAGTGCTCTAAGATTGGGGAGAGCTTGAAGTGTCAACAAATGCTGCCTAGCGAGCTAATGTTCAGGAGGTTACCTGATTTTTTGGATTACGTCAAGATCGATCTAAGAAACGTTTCTTTCATGTTGGGGGCAAGATCGGTATTCATGCCTCCCTGCGTCTTTTCCAATATTGATTCTCAAAGTCCTGAGGATTTAGTTGATAACAAGTTGAGAAAATATTTCCATGAGACTGATAAGATCCAAATTGCTTTGTTCGGGAACAAGACACAATGGCATAGCAAGATCGAAACGGGAAGGACCACTATGGTGCAATCGGGACAGTCCAGTGACTATGATCGTCTCCATGATCAAGCGCTTGATGATATCTCAACTAGTGATGAGacagaaattgaacatcAGTGGAATTTTAATATTTTGATTAATGAGATGTCATCTACAATTGTTTGCGAAACTCCTAATGCCCCAAATACGTTGTCAACTAAGGCTATTTCAAAGGTTTCGGTGATGTCAATTAAAGTATTTCCAGACGTTTCCTCCTTCGAACCTCAAGAGGAGCGAAGAATAATAGTCCAAATTGACAATAAGAGAGCAAAGTCCGTCATTTCTATTATGAACATCTTTCTCGTCATCTCGGGTATCCATACACTGAAACTGATTTTTGGTCGTGATGTCTGCTCTCATAATCGCGAATCCCTGGCGAAGAAACACTTCATGGCCGTCTCTTTAaccagaagaaagaggTTCTACCATTACATCAGCTGGAAAGAGCTGAAGAGTATCGTGCAGTTCAACTTCTCATCAGAAGTCATGAGCCAAATATTCGTACTACCTAATGGACTGACGGCGAGGGTTCAGACTTCTTCGATATTCATGACCATCAAGAACTTCTCAGACATAGCCATGAATGGTTCCAATTTCCGACTCTGTGTTGAATCACCACTATTTCCAAACTATTGGGTCCGTCTCATTACCGTTTTGCGATTTCGCATACTCGCGGATATCCATCAAACAATAGATCAGATGAAAAGTGACTCCGATAAGTTCGATTCCCTTCCACCAGCAattgttcttgaaaatgagACGTGGCATTTCAGTATACCTCATAAGTTCGAACTCTACACCCTTGTTGACAATATTCCAACATTTTACAAATCGATGAAGCAAATTATTCATAGTTTCAAGACTTCGAAGGATGATTGCGTCATCTACCCTCATCCAGTTAAGACACCATCTCTCCCTAAAATCAATCTCAAATCAAAAAGAGTGTTATTCAGCATTGATGACGATCCTTTTGAGGCAGAAATTAGTATGATATGTCAAATAGGTCTGGAAGAGCAAAAATCTAGATTAGCCAAGTTAGAAGAATTCGAAAAGCGTACTGCTGCAGACTTGCTAAAACGAAACAAGTCGAGATTGTCCAAAACTCAGACAATGGCTCCATATAAGGCTTGTGAGCTAATGCAAGCTGTTCATGCTATCAAGAGAAAGTTTagattgaaaagaagtGCCAGCGTTACTAATCTAGGTGACAAACGAGTAAACTCGGAGGATGCCAAACCTGATGACCtaaatgaagatgagaatCTTATCCCACCTGAAATCGAGGAAGCTTATCACCGTCTGCTCGAAAACGcttcaacatcttggaTCAGAAGAATAAAAGAATATAAACAGAAAGAGAAGcaaacttttgaaaacaaCTTCGCCTTCCTATGGGGTGACGTTAACTACTCCGCATTGCCTGAAGTATTCAACCATAAAGTCCTTCCATTCGACACGCACCCCTTCTTGACCAACTTGATTATCGAGGGTGTCGATATCGATGTGTTTCGGCCGTCATTTGGTACAGAGGGAGTTCCAAATTTCATCCACGACGTTGGCAAAGGTGTCCCCAAAAGTAGTCAGTATTCGATAATGATTCCCATGTATCTCGACGCgaagttcaaagaaatacGATGGCACTTGAAAGATTACCCATTACCGATGGTGTACATTCCACGATTAGGCAAATCTCAGACTGATAATGGAAAGAACATCCAAATTCATGGTAACTTGATACTCGCAGAGGATATGATCCAATCAAAAAAGGAAATAAGACGAATATTTGTGCCTCTCGTCCCATCCCTAACAAAGGAAGGTGATGAATACTACTCACTCATGGTTCCGAGAACTTTGACAACTCCCAAGATTTTTACAGATTTGCGATTTGATATAAACTCCAATGGCACCACTCAAGTGACCTGGGGAGGTGGGTATCAACCTGCGATCCAACAAACAATGCAATGCCTCGATAACTTCTCGAAACCTCCAATCGATCCTTCTCCTAAAATAGGTTTCTGGGACAAAATGAGGTACATTTTTCATGCTCGAGTAAAAGTTTCATGGAAAGAGAAGGGAAAGTTCGAAGTTTGCTTGAAAGGTGGAAGGAGCCCACATAAGATTGGACAAGATGCTGCGGGATTCATTATTGGATTCTCCGATGATGTTGTGCTCAATTGCAACGAAAGTGACGATCCACtgaattttctttcttgcaCGGCCGAGAAGGTTCATTTTAGCATACCGAACCATTTCGCGAAGCCTTTGTTAGTTTGGTGTCAACCATCTGACCAAACTGTCTTTATCCCTAGCCACAGTAACAccaatcttcaacaatatGCTTCCTTCTATTATATGCTGGATTTGGAAAAATCACGAAGGCACGCATCAGAGGCTGCTGCTATGCGTTCTCACTACATCGAAAAAACTGGTATCAGTTTGGCAGGTGGTATTGCATTGAACGTGGGGATAGTTCTAGAGAGGCTCAAACTAGGAACCAAGGACagaacaatttcttctcgGCCCCATTATGATACTAGGCTATGTAATCCAAAAGCGGTGGAGGACAAAGGCAGTCACGATTCATACGCTGGATTCAGGAGTGACTTCATCCATATGTCATTTCTCCTTTTATCAAATGGTGTCAATGCATACAACAAAATGCAATTAAGCCCTGCGGGTTTACATACCTTCATGACTTGGTGGAGATCGTTTGCGGGAGGTCTCCCCGTTAGAAGGGGTCCTTTGTTTGGGCTTCAAAGTATTAGCCCTAAATTCGGAGAGCATTTGTACACCATATCATATCACGCTGACGTTGCCCCTCTTTACATAACTCACATTGCTCATAGTATCCACAGCTCTCatgagttgaagaaaaataaTGGGGAGGCTGTGGAGTTTGCAGGGCTGAAAGCTAAGACAGAGCACTTCGTTATGGATCTCCATCAGAGAAAGGAGGTCATGCTCAAGTACCAAGAAGGACTGGATAAGACAAAGAAAATCATGAAtctcaaatttttggaaggTGATGTTTCCACGGCGGCTATCGATATTAGAGCTGTGGAGGCTACATTCAAAAGTGCCAAGTTTGTTGAGGAGAAAGAGGATTCGAACATCCAAATTCCAGATAATGACCTGGCTTGGTACGATCCTACCGATTTCGAAGATACTGATTTTATTGACATTGATAGCTACGTTCCCAATTTACGGATGTTAAGACTACTTTATTCTTGCCAATTCAAGTACCGAAGGCGTGCCTCGTATGGTGACAAGTTCCAAGTTGATCCCAACACGCATAAGCGCATAGTTcctttcaagaataataTATCACACAAATGTGTATTTGGCGAACCGCTAAAATTACCGTTCAAAGCTCTTCGTGAGAGAAAAGAGCGACTGATCGAGTACAAGGATAAGTTGGAGCAAAAGCTGAGTGggaatgatgatgaatcagACGttactttcatcaaaagacaTATAAAGAAGACCAATACGgctattgaaaaagttgagTTACTgctcaaagattttgaaacGCTCAAAAGGAAACAAGACTGTGAGAATTTTGAGCCATCTTTCAATTACCCAATGATCAATATGGTTCAAAACTCGGTCATAGCTGCGAACGAATACGAAAACAGATACCATGTTTGTGAAATGTTATTAAAGTGGAACGAAGGCACAAGAAATGCCGTTTTCAAATACTTACATTACCTCAGTCTGAGTCGCCAATTATCATCTCTCAGTGAGCAGCAATGCtcaaaattgattgatgaaattattCGACGCAAAAACGCTCCTGGAGATACCGATCGTAACAGTATCGATAGTCAGAACAGGGATGGCTCCCAATTTGAAGCAGAACTAAACAGGTCGAACGAGGAGAATTTTAACGAAGTCCTGGagaagatcttcaaagaaggaatATCAGAACTGGGTGTTGACATTGATTACGAGGTTCATCATAATCACATAGTCCATTTCATAAGTCCTCAAATTCAGCTGATCACTGAACAAGAGCCTGATTCATGTGTCGTTGTAGCCGCGCCCAGCATCATGATGAAAGTCATGTCTTTTGGaaacaaagaagctcaatACAGCGATGAAGCATTTCTCAAACGATACGCGGTACATTTCATTAAGGGCAATGTTTTTCATTTCCGTAAGGATGAGTATCACGTTGATCGGGAAGGGTTTCACGAAGTATTCTTTTCACTCAGCGGCTATGGACAAGAGGATGAAACTCAGTGGCCACCTTGGCTGAGTCTTGATCTCTGTTACGACCCAGAGCCCCTAGCTTCTAACGCAGTTGTTAAGGAGCTTTCTGCTGTTTCCTTGTATGATAATGTCTCTCAACGGCCTACCTTGTATAATATGAATCAGGGGAAAGTAAGAGATACCTTAAGTGCTTATGTTCCTTTAATTGTGGTTGAATCTAATTCGGAAAGGTATATTACACTCTACAGGCTGGTCACCAACCTTATTATGTATATGGAGCCCGAAAGTGCAGAACTGCGCaagcaaattgaaaagctAACTATAGGGTTAGATACAGAGGATGGAGCTCAGTTAAATCAAATGttatcaaagattcaaaCGAACTTGAAAGTCCTTTCGGCAGTTGAGCAGGAGTTCCTCTACAGGAGGCATATCCTCGACTCCGCTGATACACAGGAATTTGCGGCCATTCGTAACGAGAAAGCAGATCATTGGCTGCGACTCTATATCATGATGAGAGTGTTTGGTTCTAATCAAGGATGGGCAGCAAACCCAGATCATTGTTTGTTGTGGAATTTCCATGCCAAGGAAATCATACTTCACATGCTGGAAAGCGATTCTACTTCATTCCTGGATGTTGCGATTGCCAAacttcactttcaaagagaggAAACATCCAGTGGCTTTAACAGGAATAGGGCTACAGTTGATATGGCTCAAACCTTTGACCTTCAAAAGGGAGCAACCTATAAAAGCATTTTCGGACCTTACTTATCGACGTCTCTGAAAAGAAGTCAGCATAGATCACAAGATCAACCGCTCATTGACATCAATTGGGCGATGAATTCGCCAGTGGGCGGCATCAAAGTCATACAGTATATTGAGACGAATTTGGCTGACTTGTCCATGGCATTAGAGGAGgagacattgaagaaaatcattACGTGGTTGTTTCCAACCGAGTTCAATGCCAATATATCAGGCAAAGACGGAGGCAAAGAAACTGATGA
- the TDEL0H00530 gene encoding uncharacterized protein, with protein sequence MLHSLSSILLLLLASEAASGVAAVAVAIPDSQALERRHQDSTVEPECDEWEETIPTSTTSCDEWEETIPTSTTSCDEWEETIPTSTTSCDEWEETIPTSTTSCDEWEETIPTSTTSCDEWEETIPTSTTSCDEWEETIPISTTSCDEWEDTIPISTTSCDEWEETIPIGTTSCDETPTSTSSKPTTSISSPSTENSKPPTSGPSTSLPPTSKPSTSQPPTSKPSTSQPPSSGPSTSLPPSSKPSTSQPPSSKPSTSQPPSSKPSTSQPPSSKPSTSQPPSSKPSTSQPPSSKPSTSQPPSSGPSTSLPPTSKPSTSQAPASSPSSSGPSSSGPTTLMPSTATTYQSTTETETTTVPCSTSTYVTTSNGTPVTQTTTYTVPCESCETSTSVFTSNGTPVTETETTTVPCETSTYVSTSNGTPVTHTTTYTVPCVTETYVSTSNGVPVTYTKTYTAPRETKTYVTTSEGTPVTYVTILPITEGTTEAAAQPTEEATSAYETVSNGVTVTSYSSGTLASSTIEGTAAPGESTASSVPIYEGAANRLGAGISGLFFAAFLLL encoded by the coding sequence ATGTTACACTCGCTTTCTTCCATTTTATTGCTGCTTCTGGCCTCGGAAGCTGCTTCAGGTGTTGCAGCGGTCGCTGTGGCTATTCCTGACAGCCAGGCGCTTGAAAGGCGTCACCAGGACTCGACAGTGGAGCCTGAGTGTGATGAATGGGAGGAAACAATCCCTACCAGTACCACTTCATGTGATGAATGGGAGGAAACAATCCCTACCAGTACCACTTCATGTGATGAATGGGAGGAAACAATCCCTACCAGTACCACTTCATGTGATGAATGGGAGGAAACAATCCCTACCAGTACCACTTCATGTGATGAATGGGAGGAAACAATCCCTACCAGTACCACTTCATGTGATGAATGGGAGGAAACAATCCCTACCAGTACCACTTCATGTGATGAATGGGAGGAAACAATCCCTATCAGTACCACTTCATGTGATGAATGGGAGGATACAATCCCTATCAGTACCACTTCATGTGATGAATGGGAGGAAACAATCCCTATCGGTACCACTTCATGTGATGAGACTCCAACTTCTACTTCAAGCAAGCCAACTACCAGTATTTCAAGTCCTTCTACTGAAAACTCGAAGCCACCAACCTCTGGTCCTTCCACTTCCCTACCACCAACTTCGAAGCCTTCTACCTCTCAACCACCAACTTCGAAGCCTTCTACTTCTCAGCCACCTAGCTCTGGTCCTTCTACTTCCCTTCCACCAAGCTCGAAGCCTTCTACTTCTCAACCACCAAGCTCGAAGCCTTCTACTTCTCAACCACCAAGCTCGAAGCCTTCTACTTCTCAACCACCAAGCTCGAAGCCTTCTACTTCTCAACCACCAAGCTCGAAGCCTTCTACTTCTCAACCACCAAGCTCGAAGCCTTCTACTTCCCAGCCACCTAGCTCTGGTCCTTCTACTTCCCTACCACCAACTTCGAAGCCTTCTACTTCTCAAGCACCTGCTTCCAGCCCATCAAGCTCTGGCCCATCAAGCTCTGGTCCTACGACTTTGATGCCAAGTACCGCTACTACTTACCAATCAACCACAGAGACCGAGACCACTACTGTTCCATGCTCGACTTCTACCTACGTTACAACAAGCAATGGTACTCCAGTCACTCAAACCACTACCTACACTGTTCCATGTGAGTCTTGTGAGACCTCAACTTCTGTGTTCACGAGCAATGGTACTCCAGTCACTGAGACGGAGACCACCACTGTTCCATGCGAAACCTCGACTTACGTGTCTACCAGTAATGGTACTCCAGTCACTCACACCACTACTTACACCGTTCCATGTGTCACTGAGACCTACGTCTCTACGAGCAACGGTGTACCAGTAACTTACACAAAGACTTACACTGCCCCACGCGAGACTAAGACTTATGTAACCACCAGTGAAGGTACACCAGTCACTTACGTTACTATCCTGCCTATAACTGAAGGGACCACTGAGGCTGCTGCTCAACCAACCGAGGAAGCTACGTCTGCATACGAGACTGTCAGTAACGGTGTCACTGTGACTTCCTACAGCAGTGGAACCCTGGCCTCCTCTACCATTGAAGGTACTGCTGCTCCAGGTGAGAGCACTGCTTCTTCGGTACCAATTTACGAAGGTGCAGCTAACAGACTAGGTGCGGGCATCTCTGGTCTGTTCTTCGCCGCCTTCCTATTATTATAA
- the TIF3 gene encoding Tif3p (similar to Saccharomyces cerevisiae TIF3 (YPR163C); ancestral locus Anc_7.517), producing MAPPKKTVKMDLNSFLQDDTFGSSWAEEDVDLNKITIPIESLKANTIPLEELAAAKHAGAGGSGSGFRGSRLDPALGGGRNDFQERVEYPVPTHPPYRAIINNIPWDISPEGVQAWVEDGLHKEGAVAEVDLPRSMKDPTRLKGIAFLTLKEREDLVHALTFNGTKLNERTVYVSVAAPRRDGYGSGGGDFDWNGARGSNYQASGDSAGPDLDWGAARGSNYQERRERREEPNLDWGVARGSNYEEKRERREEPNLDWGVARGSNYEERRERREEPNLDWSAARGSQYQERKPRREEPNLDWSAARGSQFRERKPRKEEPQLDWGAARSGQAPEKKTRANFTKKPVAAEKTEDKPKIQRSAFDVLSNDDDEEETADEETKKETKEEPQVAQLAQDTSKLNVEDNDEWETVGK from the coding sequence ATGGCTCCACCTAAGAAGACTGTGAAGATGGATCTGAACTCCTTCCTCCAGGACGACACATTCGGGTCGTCCTGGgcagaggaagatgtcGACTTAAACAAGATTACTATCCCAATCGAAAGCTTGAAGGCTAATACTATTCCATTGGAGGAACTGGCTGCCGCTAAGCATGCCGGAGCCGGGGGCTCTGGTTCCGGGTTCAGAGGGTCTCGTTTGGACCCTGCTTTGGGTGGTGGAAGAAACGATTTCCAGGAAAGAGTAGAATACCCTGTTCCAACACATCCTCCATACAGAGCTATTATCAATAATATTCCATGGGATATCTCTCCCGAGGGTGTCCAAGCTTGGGTTGAAGACGGTTTGCATAAGGAAGGTGCTGTTGCGGAAGTTGATTTGCCCAGAAGTATGAAGGATCCAACTCGTTTAAAAGGTATTGCTTTCctgactttgaaagaacgTGAAGATTTGGTTCATGCTTTGACTTTTAATGGTACCAAGTTGAATGAACGTACTGTTTATGTTTCTGTTGCCGcaccaagaagagatgGTTATGGtagtggtggtggtgatttCGATTGGAACGGAGCTCGTGGTTCGAACTACCAGGCCAGTGGGGATTCTGCAGGTCCTGATCTCGATTGGGGTGCAGCTAGAGGCTCAAACTACCAAGAAAGGCGTGAGAGAAGAGAGGAACCAAACTTGGATTGGGGTGTCGCAAGAGGTTCTAATTACGAAGAAAAACGTGAGAGACGTGAGGAACCAAACTTGGACTGGGGTGTCGCAAGAGGTTCTAACTATGAGGAGAGACGCGAGAGACGCGAGGAACCAAATTTGGATTGGTCTGCTGCTAGAGGTTCTCaataccaagaaagaaaaccaagaagagagGAGCCAAACCTGGACTGGAGTGCCGCTAGAGGTTCTCAATTCCGTGAAAGAAAgccaagaaaagaagaaccacAACTTGACTGGGGTGCTGCTAGAAGTGGCCAAGCTccagagaagaaaacaaGAGCCAACTTCACCAAGAAGCCTGTCGCGGCTGAGAAGACTGAAGATAagccaaaaattcaaagatctgCGTTCGATGTGTTGAGcaacgatgacgatgaagaggaaactgcggatgaagagaccaagaaagagactaaGGAAGAACCACAAGTCGCTCAATTGGCTCAAGATACCAGCAAATTGAACGTCGAGGATAATGATGAATGGGAAACCGTCGGCAAATGA